TCGGCGTGGTCGGCGCGATCATTCCGTGGAACGGGCCGCTCGCCGCCACCATCTGGAAGATCGGGCCCGCGATCGCGACCGGCTGCGCCGTGGTGCTGAAGCCCGCCGAGGAAGCGCCGCTCACCTCGCTCAGGATCGCGGAGCTCGCGATGGAGGCCGGCGTGCCGGCGGGCGTCGTCAATGTGGTGCCCGGCTATGGCGAGACCGCGGGTGCCGCGCTCGCCGCCCATCCCGACGTCGACAAGGTGGCGTTCACCGGCTCGCATGTCACGGGGCAATCGATCATCCGCGCCTCGGCCGGCAACCTCAAGCGCGTCTCGCTCGAGCTCGGCGGCAAGTCACCGGACATCGTGTTTGCCGATGCCGATCTCGATGCGGCGGTGCCGGGCGCGGCGATGGCCGTGTTCGCCAACTCCGGCCAGATCTGCAGCGCGGGCACCCGGCTGTTCGTCGAGAGCAGGATCTATGACGAGTTCGTCGGCCGCGTCGCCGAGTTCGGCAAGAAGCTGCAGGTCGGCAACGGCCTCGATCCGAACACGCAAATTGGTCCGCTGGTTTCCGAGCAGCAGATGGAGCGCGTTTCGGGCTATCTCTCGATCGGCCAGAAGGAGGGCGCGAAAGCGCTCGCCGGCGGCGGGCGCATCACCGAAGGACCGCTCGCCAAGGGCTATTTCGTCCAGCCGACCGTGTTCGCCAACGTGCAGGACACCATGCGCATCGCGCAGGAGGAGATCTTCGGGCCGGTGATCTCGGCGATCTCCTTCAAGGATACCGACGAGCTGATCAAGCGCGCCAACGCCACCATGTTCGGCCTCGGCTCGGGCGTGTGGACCACCAACGTCTCGCGCGCGCATCACGTGGCCAAGGCGCTGCGCGCGGGCTCGGTCTGGGTCAACTGCTACCAGGCGATGGACCCGGCGGTGCCGTTCGGCGGCTACAAGATGAGCGGCTACGGCCGCGAAAGCGGCAAGCAGCACGTCGAGGAATATCTCAACGTCAAGGCGGTCTGGGTGAAGACGGGTTAGGGGGCCGGCTGGAGCTTCACCTCTCCCCGCTTGCGGGGAGAGGTCGTCGCGCTCTTGCGCGGCGGGTGAAGGGGATTCTCCACGCGCTGTGCTCTTGAAAAGAGCCCCTCACCCCGCCCCTCTCCCCGTAAGCACGGGGAGAGGGAGAAGTGCGTCAATCGGAGTGGCAGTTTCTTGCGGACTGCCACTCCTTCTTTGTGATGATCACTTTCTGAATTCGGGGCAGGCATGAATTTTCCGTCGCTGTTTTCACCGCTGGATGCGGGTCCCTGTCATCTGAAGCATCGCGTCGTGATGGCGCCGTTGACGCGGATGCGCGCGGCCAGGCCCTCGCTGGCGCCGCGGCCGTTGAACGCGCAATACTACACGCAGCGCGCGACGCCCGGCGGCCTCTTGATCGCCGAAGCCTCGCCCGTGGTCGCGAGCGGCTTCGGCAATCCCGGCGTGCCCGGCATCTGGTCGGAGGCGCAGGTTGCGGGTTGGCGGGCGGTGGTCGACGCGGTCCACGCCAGGGGCGGGTTTATCTTCCTCCAGCTCTGGCATGTCGGGCGCGTCTCGCATTCCTCGTTCCAGCCCGGCGGCGCGCTGCCGGTCGCGCCGTCCGCGGTCGCGATCTCGACCGACTTCAAGGCGATGACATCGGACGGCAAGGTCGCGGCCTACGAGACGCCGCGGGCGCTGGAGACGGCCGAGATCGCCGGCATCATCGAGAATTTCCGGACGGCCGCGCGCAACGCGATGGACGCGGGCTTCGACGGCGTCGAGATCCACGGCGCCAACGGTTACCTGCTCGAGCAGTTCCTG
This genomic interval from Bradyrhizobium sp. NP1 contains the following:
- a CDS encoding aldehyde dehydrogenase family protein → MAVSQAIPITRHPFADGSYKKMLIDGQWVDAASGKKFETRNPATGELLATVAEGDAEDINRAVAAARRAFEGPWSKVKPFERQNILLRLADLVEKHFEELAQLDTVDMGAPISRTRGNRLRVLGMLRYYAGQTTAIHGETIENSLPGEIFSYTLKEPIGVVGAIIPWNGPLAATIWKIGPAIATGCAVVLKPAEEAPLTSLRIAELAMEAGVPAGVVNVVPGYGETAGAALAAHPDVDKVAFTGSHVTGQSIIRASAGNLKRVSLELGGKSPDIVFADADLDAAVPGAAMAVFANSGQICSAGTRLFVESRIYDEFVGRVAEFGKKLQVGNGLDPNTQIGPLVSEQQMERVSGYLSIGQKEGAKALAGGGRITEGPLAKGYFVQPTVFANVQDTMRIAQEEIFGPVISAISFKDTDELIKRANATMFGLGSGVWTTNVSRAHHVAKALRAGSVWVNCYQAMDPAVPFGGYKMSGYGRESGKQHVEEYLNVKAVWVKTG
- a CDS encoding alkene reductase, whose product is MNFPSLFSPLDAGPCHLKHRVVMAPLTRMRAARPSLAPRPLNAQYYTQRATPGGLLIAEASPVVASGFGNPGVPGIWSEAQVAGWRAVVDAVHARGGFIFLQLWHVGRVSHSSFQPGGALPVAPSAVAISTDFKAMTSDGKVAAYETPRALETAEIAGIIENFRTAARNAMDAGFDGVEIHGANGYLLEQFLQSRSNRRTDRYGGGIENRARLLLEVTQAAIDVWGANRVGVRLSPYGIANDSGEADPMPLYTHVVERLNPLGLAYLHVIEPRSSGAGRAEVNWQNVPSAMMLFRPIWKGVLIAAGGFTGEAANEAIAAGHADAVAFGRIFIANPDLPRRLQRGWPLNPYNRATFYGGEEAGYTDYPFYDEMAPA